Proteins encoded within one genomic window of Dyadobacter chenhuakuii:
- a CDS encoding Gfo/Idh/MocA family protein: MEQNRRDFLKATGLFAAGGAMLNPVRGYGFNSAVDETIKVALIGCGGRGTGAAAQALSTTQNVQIVAMADAFKDRLDESYKNLTAKKYKNAAGTVVDTKLKVDVPDDRKFVGFDAFKKAIALKDVDVVILATPPGFRPSHFEEAVKNNKHIFMEKPVATDAPGIRKVLEIAEEAKKKKLNVVVGLQRHYQANYLAAIKRIHDGAIGDIVGGQVYWVGSSPWMKERQPNQTEMEYQMRNWYYFNWLCGDHISEQHVHNIDVANWVKKGYPVSIQGTGGREVRTGKAYGEIFDHHTLDLVYADGTVISSQCRQFEGTWNKVDEAFVGTKGRIDSFDGKKTILKDYKGGVIYQHDDKGDKNPYQVEHDELFAAIAKGEYKFADAENGAKSTMTAIMGRMATYSGKMIKWDEAFNSDINLFPDKLAWDASPKILPGPDGLYPVAVPGKTQVI, from the coding sequence ATGGAACAAAATAGACGTGATTTTTTAAAAGCAACCGGCCTGTTTGCAGCGGGCGGTGCAATGTTGAATCCGGTTCGCGGATATGGCTTTAACAGTGCGGTGGATGAGACGATCAAAGTTGCTTTGATCGGTTGCGGAGGAAGAGGAACTGGTGCGGCTGCGCAGGCATTAAGCACAACGCAAAATGTGCAGATCGTTGCCATGGCAGATGCTTTTAAGGACCGTCTGGACGAATCATATAAAAACCTGACTGCGAAAAAATACAAAAATGCAGCAGGAACGGTTGTGGATACAAAATTGAAAGTTGATGTTCCTGACGACCGTAAGTTTGTAGGTTTCGATGCATTCAAGAAAGCCATTGCTTTAAAAGACGTGGATGTTGTCATCCTGGCGACTCCTCCGGGATTCCGTCCTTCGCATTTTGAAGAAGCGGTGAAGAACAACAAGCACATTTTCATGGAAAAGCCGGTTGCCACAGATGCTCCCGGAATTCGTAAAGTGCTTGAAATTGCCGAAGAAGCGAAGAAAAAGAAGTTGAATGTGGTTGTGGGTCTGCAACGCCATTACCAGGCTAATTATCTGGCTGCGATCAAACGCATTCATGACGGTGCAATTGGTGATATCGTAGGCGGGCAAGTTTACTGGGTTGGCAGCAGCCCGTGGATGAAAGAACGCCAGCCAAACCAGACGGAAATGGAATACCAAATGAGAAACTGGTATTATTTCAACTGGCTTTGCGGTGACCACATTTCGGAGCAGCACGTGCACAACATTGACGTCGCTAACTGGGTGAAAAAGGGTTACCCTGTTTCAATTCAAGGAACCGGCGGTCGTGAAGTGCGTACCGGAAAGGCTTACGGAGAGATTTTCGATCACCATACATTGGATTTGGTTTATGCCGACGGAACCGTTATTTCCAGCCAATGCCGTCAGTTTGAAGGCACCTGGAACAAGGTTGATGAGGCTTTCGTAGGAACAAAAGGCCGCATTGACAGCTTTGACGGCAAGAAAACCATTTTGAAAGATTACAAAGGCGGCGTGATTTACCAGCACGACGATAAAGGTGATAAAAACCCATATCAGGTTGAACACGACGAATTGTTTGCGGCCATTGCAAAAGGTGAATACAAATTTGCTGACGCAGAAAATGGTGCAAAAAGCACAATGACAGCCATTATGGGCCGTATGGCAACTTATTCAGGCAAGATGATCAAATGGGATGAGGCATTCAACTCAGACATCAATCTATTCCCGGACAAACTGGCCTGGGATGCTTCGCCAAAAATCCTTCCGGGTCCTGACGGACTTTATCCGGTTGCGGTTCCTGGTAAGACGCAGGTTATTTAA
- a CDS encoding formylglycine-generating enzyme family protein translates to MSKQFLFLFSTVFICFTAAAQDPNFKNYTQKIGGSPQVYDMVAIPGGEFMMGSPDSEKGRRPDEGPQHKVKIEPFWMGKTEVNWDIYDLYAFKNMEKEMAARHPDPDKSVQKTDASTRPSPPYVDMSFGMGRSGYPAINMTQYAAIHFCKWLYEKTGVFYRLPTEAEWEYACRAGSKTAYSFGADESKLDEYAWHRKNSDAAYKKIGLKKPNAFGLHDMHGNVMEWTLDQYIPDYYAKQPAGEKYAPVTELYPTAVRGGSWDDEPADLRSAARTASKPEWKILDPQLPKSEWWMTSASFVGFRVVRPLKQPSQEEINAYYSPKLIEDY, encoded by the coding sequence ATGTCCAAGCAATTTTTATTCCTATTCTCAACCGTTTTCATTTGTTTCACCGCAGCAGCACAAGACCCCAATTTTAAGAATTATACGCAAAAAATAGGAGGTAGCCCGCAAGTCTACGATATGGTCGCGATTCCCGGCGGCGAGTTTATGATGGGAAGTCCTGATTCCGAAAAAGGTCGCCGACCCGACGAAGGCCCGCAGCACAAAGTAAAGATCGAGCCCTTCTGGATGGGCAAAACCGAAGTGAACTGGGACATATATGACCTTTACGCTTTCAAAAACATGGAAAAGGAAATGGCAGCACGTCACCCTGATCCCGACAAAAGTGTTCAGAAGACCGATGCCAGCACCCGCCCGAGTCCTCCCTATGTAGATATGTCGTTCGGTATGGGAAGATCCGGATATCCGGCGATTAACATGACCCAATATGCTGCCATTCATTTTTGCAAATGGCTATATGAAAAAACAGGTGTTTTTTACAGATTACCGACTGAGGCTGAATGGGAATACGCGTGCCGCGCAGGTTCAAAAACAGCTTACTCATTTGGAGCCGACGAATCTAAATTAGACGAATATGCATGGCATCGTAAAAACAGTGATGCCGCTTACAAGAAAATCGGATTGAAAAAACCCAATGCTTTCGGCTTGCACGATATGCATGGCAATGTGATGGAATGGACATTGGATCAGTACATTCCTGATTATTATGCAAAACAACCTGCGGGAGAAAAATACGCTCCGGTTACCGAGCTTTATCCAACGGCCGTTCGCGGTGGTTCCTGGGACGATGAGCCTGCTGACTTGCGGAGCGCTGCCCGCACGGCTTCAAAACCGGAATGGAAGATCCTGGATCCGCAGCTTCCAAAAAGCGAATGGTGGATGACAAGTGCATCATTTGTTGGTTTCAGGGTGGTTAGGCCACTGAAACAACCGTCTCAGGAAGAGATAAATGCTTATTACAGCCCAAAACTGATTGAAGATTATTGA